In a genomic window of Balaenoptera ricei isolate mBalRic1 chromosome 3, mBalRic1.hap2, whole genome shotgun sequence:
- the HNRNPH1 gene encoding heterogeneous nuclear ribonucleoprotein H isoform X9, translating to MMLGTEGGEGFVVKVRGLPWSCSADEVQRFFSDCKIQNGAQGIRFIYTREGRPSGEAFVELESEDEVKLALKKDRETMGHRYVEVFKSNNVEMDWVLKHTGPNSPDTANDGFVRLRGLPFGCSKEEIVQFFSGLEIVPNGITLPVDFQGRSTGEAFVQFASQEIAEKALKKHKERIGHRYIEIFKSSRAEVRTHYDPPRKLMAMQRPGPYDRPGAGRGYNSIGRGAGFERMRRGAYGGGYGGYDDYNGYNDGYGFGSDRFGRGMSDHRYGDGGSTFQSTTGHCVHMRGLPYRATENDIYNFFSPLNPVRVHIEIGPDGRVTGEADVEFATHEDAVAAMSKDKANMQHRYVELFLNSTAGASGGAYGSQMLGGMGLSNQSSYGGPASQQLSGGYGGGYGGQSSMSGYDQVLQENSSDFQSNIA from the exons ATGATGTTGGGCACCGAAGGCGGGGAGGGATTCGTGGTGAAGGTCCGGGGCTTGCCTTGGTCTTGTTCGGCCGACGAAGTGCAGCGGTTTTTTTCTG ACTGCAAAATTCAAAATGGGGCTCAAGGTATTCGTTTCATCTACACCAGAGAAGGCAGACCGAGTGGCGAGGCTTTTGTTGAACTTGAATCAGAAGATGAAGTCAAATTGGCCctgaaaaaagacagagaaactatGGGACACAGATATGTTGAAG TATTCAAGTCAAACAACGTTGAAATGGATTGGGTGTTGAAGCATACTGGTCCAAATAGTCCTGACACGGCCAATGATGGCTTTGTACGGCTTAGAGGACTCCCCTTTGGATGTAGCAAGGAAGAAATTGTTCAGTTCTTCTCAG GGTTGGAAATCGTGCCAAATGGGATAACATTGCCGGTGGACTTCCAGGGGAGGAGTACGGGGGAGGCCTTCGTGCAGTTTGCTTCACAGGAAATAGCTGAAAAGGCTCtaaagaaacacaaggaaagaatAGGGCACAG GTATATCGAAATCTTTAAGAGCAGTCGAGCTGAAGTTAGAACTCACTATGATCCACCACGAAAACTTATGGCCATGCAGCGGCCAGGTCCCTATGACAGACCTGGGGCTGGCAGAGGGTATAACAGCATTGGAAGAGGAGCTGGCTTTGAAAGGATGAGGCGTGGTGCTTATGGTGGAG GTTATGGAGGCTATGATGATTATAATGGCTATAATGATGGCTATGGATTTGGGTCAGATAGATTTGGAAGAG GAATGTCAGATCACAGATACGGGGATGGTGGCTCTACTTTCCAGAGCACAACAGGACACTGTGTACACATGCGGGGATTACCTTACAGAGCTACTGAGAACGACATTTATAAT tttttttcacCACTCAACCCTGTGAGAGTACATATTGAAATTGGTCCCGATGGCAGAGTAACTGGTGAAGCAGATGTCGAGTTTGCAACTCATGAAGATGCTGTGGCAGCTATGTCAAAAGACAAAGCAAATATGC aaCACAGATATGTAGAACTCTTCTTGAATTCTACAGCAGGAGCAAGCGGTGGTGCTTACGGTAGCCAAATGCTAGGAGGCATGGGTTTGT CAAACCAGTCCAGTTATGGCGGCCCAGCCAGCCAGCAGCTGAGTGGTGGTTATGGAGGCGGCTATGGTGGCCAGAGCAGCATGAGTGGATATG ACCAAGTTTTACAGGAAAACTCCAGTGATTTTCAATCAAACATTGCATag
- the HNRNPH1 gene encoding heterogeneous nuclear ribonucleoprotein H isoform X4 — translation MMLGTEGGEGFVVKVRGLPWSCSADEVQRFFSDCKIQNGAQGIRFIYTREGRPSGEAFVELESEDEVKLALKKDRETMGHRYVEVFKSNNVEMDWVLKHTGPNSPDTANDGFVRLRGLPFGCSKEEIVQFFSGLEIVPNGITLPVDFQGRSTGEAFVQFASQEIAEKALKKHKERIGHRYIEIFKSSRAEVRTHYDPPRKLMAMQRPGPYDRPGAGRGYNSIGRGAGFERMRRGAYGGGYGGYDDYNGYNDGYGFGSDRFGRDLNYCFSGMSDHRYGDGGSTFQSTTGHCVHMRGLPYRATENDIYNFFSPLNPVRVHIEIGPDGRVTGEADVEFATHEDAVAAMSKDKANMQHRYVELFLNSTAGASGGAYEHRYVELFLNSTAGASGGAYGSQMMGGMGLSNQSSYGGPASQQLSGGYGGGYGGQSSMSGYDQVLQENSSDFQSNIA, via the exons ATGATGTTGGGCACCGAAGGCGGGGAGGGATTCGTGGTGAAGGTCCGGGGCTTGCCTTGGTCTTGTTCGGCCGACGAAGTGCAGCGGTTTTTTTCTG ACTGCAAAATTCAAAATGGGGCTCAAGGTATTCGTTTCATCTACACCAGAGAAGGCAGACCGAGTGGCGAGGCTTTTGTTGAACTTGAATCAGAAGATGAAGTCAAATTGGCCctgaaaaaagacagagaaactatGGGACACAGATATGTTGAAG TATTCAAGTCAAACAACGTTGAAATGGATTGGGTGTTGAAGCATACTGGTCCAAATAGTCCTGACACGGCCAATGATGGCTTTGTACGGCTTAGAGGACTCCCCTTTGGATGTAGCAAGGAAGAAATTGTTCAGTTCTTCTCAG GGTTGGAAATCGTGCCAAATGGGATAACATTGCCGGTGGACTTCCAGGGGAGGAGTACGGGGGAGGCCTTCGTGCAGTTTGCTTCACAGGAAATAGCTGAAAAGGCTCtaaagaaacacaaggaaagaatAGGGCACAG GTATATCGAAATCTTTAAGAGCAGTCGAGCTGAAGTTAGAACTCACTATGATCCACCACGAAAACTTATGGCCATGCAGCGGCCAGGTCCCTATGACAGACCTGGGGCTGGCAGAGGGTATAACAGCATTGGAAGAGGAGCTGGCTTTGAAAGGATGAGGCGTGGTGCTTATGGTGGAG GTTATGGAGGCTATGATGATTATAATGGCTATAATGATGGCTATGGATTTGGGTCAGATAGATTTGGAAGAG ACCTCAATTATTGTTTTTCAGGAATGTCAGATCACAGATACGGGGATGGTGGCTCTACTTTCCAGAGCACAACAGGACACTGTGTACACATGCGGGGATTACCTTACAGAGCTACTGAGAACGACATTTATAAT tttttttcacCACTCAACCCTGTGAGAGTACATATTGAAATTGGTCCCGATGGCAGAGTAACTGGTGAAGCAGATGTCGAGTTTGCAACTCATGAAGATGCTGTGGCAGCTATGTCAAAAGACAAAGCAAATATGC aaCACAGATATGTAGAACTCTTCTTGAATTCTACAGCAGGAGCAAGCGGTGGTGCTTACG AACACAGATATGTAGAACTCTTCTTGAATTCTACAGCAGGAGCAAGCGGTGGTGCTTATGGTAGCCAAATGATGGGAGGCATGGGCTTGT CAAACCAGTCCAGTTATGGCGGCCCAGCCAGCCAGCAGCTGAGTGGTGGTTATGGAGGCGGCTATGGTGGCCAGAGCAGCATGAGTGGATATG ACCAAGTTTTACAGGAAAACTCCAGTGATTTTCAATCAAACATTGCATag
- the HNRNPH1 gene encoding heterogeneous nuclear ribonucleoprotein H isoform X6, translated as MMLGTEGGEGFVVKVRGLPWSCSADEVQRFFSDCKIQNGAQGIRFIYTREGRPSGEAFVELESEDEVKLALKKDRETMGHRYVEVFKSNNVEMDWVLKHTGPNSPDTANDGFVRLRGLPFGCSKEEIVQFFSGLEIVPNGITLPVDFQGRSTGEAFVQFASQEIAEKALKKHKERIGHRYIEIFKSSRAEVRTHYDPPRKLMAMQRPGPYDRPGAGRGYNSIGRGAGFERMRRGAYGGGYGGYDDYNGYNDGYGFGSDRFGRGMSDHRYGDGGSTFQSTTGHCVHMRGLPYRATENDIYNFFSPLNPVRVHIEIGPDGRVTGEADVEFATHEDAVAAMSKDKANMQHRYVELFLNSTAGASGGAYEHRYVELFLNSTAGASGGAYGSQMMGGMGLSNQSSYGGPASQQLSGGYGGGYGGQSSMSGYDQVLQENSSDFQSNIA; from the exons ATGATGTTGGGCACCGAAGGCGGGGAGGGATTCGTGGTGAAGGTCCGGGGCTTGCCTTGGTCTTGTTCGGCCGACGAAGTGCAGCGGTTTTTTTCTG ACTGCAAAATTCAAAATGGGGCTCAAGGTATTCGTTTCATCTACACCAGAGAAGGCAGACCGAGTGGCGAGGCTTTTGTTGAACTTGAATCAGAAGATGAAGTCAAATTGGCCctgaaaaaagacagagaaactatGGGACACAGATATGTTGAAG TATTCAAGTCAAACAACGTTGAAATGGATTGGGTGTTGAAGCATACTGGTCCAAATAGTCCTGACACGGCCAATGATGGCTTTGTACGGCTTAGAGGACTCCCCTTTGGATGTAGCAAGGAAGAAATTGTTCAGTTCTTCTCAG GGTTGGAAATCGTGCCAAATGGGATAACATTGCCGGTGGACTTCCAGGGGAGGAGTACGGGGGAGGCCTTCGTGCAGTTTGCTTCACAGGAAATAGCTGAAAAGGCTCtaaagaaacacaaggaaagaatAGGGCACAG GTATATCGAAATCTTTAAGAGCAGTCGAGCTGAAGTTAGAACTCACTATGATCCACCACGAAAACTTATGGCCATGCAGCGGCCAGGTCCCTATGACAGACCTGGGGCTGGCAGAGGGTATAACAGCATTGGAAGAGGAGCTGGCTTTGAAAGGATGAGGCGTGGTGCTTATGGTGGAG GTTATGGAGGCTATGATGATTATAATGGCTATAATGATGGCTATGGATTTGGGTCAGATAGATTTGGAAGAG GAATGTCAGATCACAGATACGGGGATGGTGGCTCTACTTTCCAGAGCACAACAGGACACTGTGTACACATGCGGGGATTACCTTACAGAGCTACTGAGAACGACATTTATAAT tttttttcacCACTCAACCCTGTGAGAGTACATATTGAAATTGGTCCCGATGGCAGAGTAACTGGTGAAGCAGATGTCGAGTTTGCAACTCATGAAGATGCTGTGGCAGCTATGTCAAAAGACAAAGCAAATATGC aaCACAGATATGTAGAACTCTTCTTGAATTCTACAGCAGGAGCAAGCGGTGGTGCTTACG AACACAGATATGTAGAACTCTTCTTGAATTCTACAGCAGGAGCAAGCGGTGGTGCTTATGGTAGCCAAATGATGGGAGGCATGGGCTTGT CAAACCAGTCCAGTTATGGCGGCCCAGCCAGCCAGCAGCTGAGTGGTGGTTATGGAGGCGGCTATGGTGGCCAGAGCAGCATGAGTGGATATG ACCAAGTTTTACAGGAAAACTCCAGTGATTTTCAATCAAACATTGCATag
- the HNRNPH1 gene encoding heterogeneous nuclear ribonucleoprotein H isoform X10, producing the protein MMLGTEGGEGFVVKVRGLPWSCSADEVQRFFSDCKIQNGAQGIRFIYTREGRPSGEAFVELESEDEVKLALKKDRETMGHRYVEVFKSNNVEMDWVLKHTGPNSPDTANDGFVRLRGLPFGCSKEEIVQFFSGMSDHRYGDGGSTFQSTTGHCVHMRGLPYRATENDIYNFFSPLNPVRVHIEIGPDGRVTGEADVEFATHEDAVAAMSKDKANMQHRYVELFLNSTAGASGGAYEHRYVELFLNSTAGASGGAYGSQMMGGMGLSNQSSYGGPASQQLSGGYGGGYGGQSSMSGYDQVLQENSSDFQSNIA; encoded by the exons ATGATGTTGGGCACCGAAGGCGGGGAGGGATTCGTGGTGAAGGTCCGGGGCTTGCCTTGGTCTTGTTCGGCCGACGAAGTGCAGCGGTTTTTTTCTG ACTGCAAAATTCAAAATGGGGCTCAAGGTATTCGTTTCATCTACACCAGAGAAGGCAGACCGAGTGGCGAGGCTTTTGTTGAACTTGAATCAGAAGATGAAGTCAAATTGGCCctgaaaaaagacagagaaactatGGGACACAGATATGTTGAAG TATTCAAGTCAAACAACGTTGAAATGGATTGGGTGTTGAAGCATACTGGTCCAAATAGTCCTGACACGGCCAATGATGGCTTTGTACGGCTTAGAGGACTCCCCTTTGGATGTAGCAAGGAAGAAATTGTTCAGTTCTTCTCAG GAATGTCAGATCACAGATACGGGGATGGTGGCTCTACTTTCCAGAGCACAACAGGACACTGTGTACACATGCGGGGATTACCTTACAGAGCTACTGAGAACGACATTTATAAT tttttttcacCACTCAACCCTGTGAGAGTACATATTGAAATTGGTCCCGATGGCAGAGTAACTGGTGAAGCAGATGTCGAGTTTGCAACTCATGAAGATGCTGTGGCAGCTATGTCAAAAGACAAAGCAAATATGC aaCACAGATATGTAGAACTCTTCTTGAATTCTACAGCAGGAGCAAGCGGTGGTGCTTACG AACACAGATATGTAGAACTCTTCTTGAATTCTACAGCAGGAGCAAGCGGTGGTGCTTATGGTAGCCAAATGATGGGAGGCATGGGCTTGT CAAACCAGTCCAGTTATGGCGGCCCAGCCAGCCAGCAGCTGAGTGGTGGTTATGGAGGCGGCTATGGTGGCCAGAGCAGCATGAGTGGATATG ACCAAGTTTTACAGGAAAACTCCAGTGATTTTCAATCAAACATTGCATag
- the HNRNPH1 gene encoding heterogeneous nuclear ribonucleoprotein H isoform X8, which yields MMLGTEGGEGFVVKVRGLPWSCSADEVQRFFSDCKIQNGAQGIRFIYTREGRPSGEAFVELESEDEVKLALKKDRETMGHRYVEVFKSNNVEMDWVLKHTGPNSPDTANDGFVRLRGLPFGCSKEEIVQFFSGLEIVPNGITLPVDFQGRSTGEAFVQFASQEIAEKALKKHKERIGHRYIEIFKSSRAEVRTHYDPPRKLMAMQRPGPYDRPGAGRGYNSIGRGAGFERMRRGAYGGGYGGYDDYNGYNDGYGFGSDRFGRDLNYCFSGMSDHRYGDGGSTFQSTTGHCVHMRGLPYRATENDIYNFFSPLNPVRVHIEIGPDGRVTGEADVEFATHEDAVAAMSKDKANMQHRYVELFLNSTAGASGGAYGSQMLGGMGLSNQSSYGGPASQQLSGGYGGGYGGQSSMSGYDQVLQENSSDFQSNIA from the exons ATGATGTTGGGCACCGAAGGCGGGGAGGGATTCGTGGTGAAGGTCCGGGGCTTGCCTTGGTCTTGTTCGGCCGACGAAGTGCAGCGGTTTTTTTCTG ACTGCAAAATTCAAAATGGGGCTCAAGGTATTCGTTTCATCTACACCAGAGAAGGCAGACCGAGTGGCGAGGCTTTTGTTGAACTTGAATCAGAAGATGAAGTCAAATTGGCCctgaaaaaagacagagaaactatGGGACACAGATATGTTGAAG TATTCAAGTCAAACAACGTTGAAATGGATTGGGTGTTGAAGCATACTGGTCCAAATAGTCCTGACACGGCCAATGATGGCTTTGTACGGCTTAGAGGACTCCCCTTTGGATGTAGCAAGGAAGAAATTGTTCAGTTCTTCTCAG GGTTGGAAATCGTGCCAAATGGGATAACATTGCCGGTGGACTTCCAGGGGAGGAGTACGGGGGAGGCCTTCGTGCAGTTTGCTTCACAGGAAATAGCTGAAAAGGCTCtaaagaaacacaaggaaagaatAGGGCACAG GTATATCGAAATCTTTAAGAGCAGTCGAGCTGAAGTTAGAACTCACTATGATCCACCACGAAAACTTATGGCCATGCAGCGGCCAGGTCCCTATGACAGACCTGGGGCTGGCAGAGGGTATAACAGCATTGGAAGAGGAGCTGGCTTTGAAAGGATGAGGCGTGGTGCTTATGGTGGAG GTTATGGAGGCTATGATGATTATAATGGCTATAATGATGGCTATGGATTTGGGTCAGATAGATTTGGAAGAG ACCTCAATTATTGTTTTTCAGGAATGTCAGATCACAGATACGGGGATGGTGGCTCTACTTTCCAGAGCACAACAGGACACTGTGTACACATGCGGGGATTACCTTACAGAGCTACTGAGAACGACATTTATAAT tttttttcacCACTCAACCCTGTGAGAGTACATATTGAAATTGGTCCCGATGGCAGAGTAACTGGTGAAGCAGATGTCGAGTTTGCAACTCATGAAGATGCTGTGGCAGCTATGTCAAAAGACAAAGCAAATATGC aaCACAGATATGTAGAACTCTTCTTGAATTCTACAGCAGGAGCAAGCGGTGGTGCTTACGGTAGCCAAATGCTAGGAGGCATGGGTTTGT CAAACCAGTCCAGTTATGGCGGCCCAGCCAGCCAGCAGCTGAGTGGTGGTTATGGAGGCGGCTATGGTGGCCAGAGCAGCATGAGTGGATATG ACCAAGTTTTACAGGAAAACTCCAGTGATTTTCAATCAAACATTGCATag
- the HNRNPH1 gene encoding heterogeneous nuclear ribonucleoprotein H isoform X5: protein MMLGTEGGEGFVVKVRGLPWSCSADEVQRFFSDCKIQNGAQGIRFIYTREGRPSGEAFVELESEDEVKLALKKDRETMGHRYVEVFKSNNVEMDWVLKHTGPNSPDTANDGFVRLRGLPFGCSKEEIVQFFSGLEIVPNGITLPVDFQGRSTGEAFVQFASQEIAEKALKKHKERIGHRYIEIFKSSRAEVRTHYDPPRKLMAMQRPGPYDRPGAGRGYNSIGRGAGFERMRRGAYGGGYGGYDDYNGYNDGYGFGSDRFGRGMSDHRYGDGGSTFQSTTGHCVHMRGLPYRATENDIYNFFSPLNPVRVHIEIGPDGRVTGEADVEFATHEDAVAAMSKDKANMQHRYVELFLNSTAGASGGAYGSQMLGGMGLSNQSSYGGPASQQLSGGYGGGYGGQSSMSGYGSQGAVNSSYYSSGSRASMGVNGMGGMSSMSSMSGGWGM from the exons ATGATGTTGGGCACCGAAGGCGGGGAGGGATTCGTGGTGAAGGTCCGGGGCTTGCCTTGGTCTTGTTCGGCCGACGAAGTGCAGCGGTTTTTTTCTG ACTGCAAAATTCAAAATGGGGCTCAAGGTATTCGTTTCATCTACACCAGAGAAGGCAGACCGAGTGGCGAGGCTTTTGTTGAACTTGAATCAGAAGATGAAGTCAAATTGGCCctgaaaaaagacagagaaactatGGGACACAGATATGTTGAAG TATTCAAGTCAAACAACGTTGAAATGGATTGGGTGTTGAAGCATACTGGTCCAAATAGTCCTGACACGGCCAATGATGGCTTTGTACGGCTTAGAGGACTCCCCTTTGGATGTAGCAAGGAAGAAATTGTTCAGTTCTTCTCAG GGTTGGAAATCGTGCCAAATGGGATAACATTGCCGGTGGACTTCCAGGGGAGGAGTACGGGGGAGGCCTTCGTGCAGTTTGCTTCACAGGAAATAGCTGAAAAGGCTCtaaagaaacacaaggaaagaatAGGGCACAG GTATATCGAAATCTTTAAGAGCAGTCGAGCTGAAGTTAGAACTCACTATGATCCACCACGAAAACTTATGGCCATGCAGCGGCCAGGTCCCTATGACAGACCTGGGGCTGGCAGAGGGTATAACAGCATTGGAAGAGGAGCTGGCTTTGAAAGGATGAGGCGTGGTGCTTATGGTGGAG GTTATGGAGGCTATGATGATTATAATGGCTATAATGATGGCTATGGATTTGGGTCAGATAGATTTGGAAGAG GAATGTCAGATCACAGATACGGGGATGGTGGCTCTACTTTCCAGAGCACAACAGGACACTGTGTACACATGCGGGGATTACCTTACAGAGCTACTGAGAACGACATTTATAAT tttttttcacCACTCAACCCTGTGAGAGTACATATTGAAATTGGTCCCGATGGCAGAGTAACTGGTGAAGCAGATGTCGAGTTTGCAACTCATGAAGATGCTGTGGCAGCTATGTCAAAAGACAAAGCAAATATGC aaCACAGATATGTAGAACTCTTCTTGAATTCTACAGCAGGAGCAAGCGGTGGTGCTTACGGTAGCCAAATGCTAGGAGGCATGGGTTTGT CAAACCAGTCCAGTTATGGCGGCCCAGCCAGCCAGCAGCTGAGTGGTGGTTATGGAGGCGGCTATGGTGGCCAGAGCAGCATGAGTGGATATG GCAGCCAAggagcagtgaacagcagctactACAGTAGTGGAAGCCGAGCATCTATGGGAGTGAACGGAATGGGAGGGATGTCTAGCATGTCCAGTATGAGTGGTGGATGGGGAATGTAA
- the HNRNPH1 gene encoding heterogeneous nuclear ribonucleoprotein H isoform X3, whose protein sequence is MMLGTEGGEGFVVKVRGLPWSCSADEVQRFFSDCKIQNGAQGIRFIYTREGRPSGEAFVELESEDEVKLALKKDRETMGHRYVEVFKSNNVEMDWVLKHTGPNSPDTANDGFVRLRGLPFGCSKEEIVQFFSGLEIVPNGITLPVDFQGRSTGEAFVQFASQEIAEKALKKHKERIGHRYIEIFKSSRAEVRTHYDPPRKLMAMQRPGPYDRPGAGRGYNSIGRGAGFERMRRGAYGGGYGGYDDYNGYNDGYGFGSDRFGRDLNYCFSGMSDHRYGDGGSTFQSTTGHCVHMRGLPYRATENDIYNFFSPLNPVRVHIEIGPDGRVTGEADVEFATHEDAVAAMSKDKANMQHRYVELFLNSTAGASGGAYGSQMLGGMGLSNQSSYGGPASQQLSGGYGGGYGGQSSMSGYGSQGAVNSSYYSSGSRASMGVNGMGGMSSMSSMSGGWGM, encoded by the exons ATGATGTTGGGCACCGAAGGCGGGGAGGGATTCGTGGTGAAGGTCCGGGGCTTGCCTTGGTCTTGTTCGGCCGACGAAGTGCAGCGGTTTTTTTCTG ACTGCAAAATTCAAAATGGGGCTCAAGGTATTCGTTTCATCTACACCAGAGAAGGCAGACCGAGTGGCGAGGCTTTTGTTGAACTTGAATCAGAAGATGAAGTCAAATTGGCCctgaaaaaagacagagaaactatGGGACACAGATATGTTGAAG TATTCAAGTCAAACAACGTTGAAATGGATTGGGTGTTGAAGCATACTGGTCCAAATAGTCCTGACACGGCCAATGATGGCTTTGTACGGCTTAGAGGACTCCCCTTTGGATGTAGCAAGGAAGAAATTGTTCAGTTCTTCTCAG GGTTGGAAATCGTGCCAAATGGGATAACATTGCCGGTGGACTTCCAGGGGAGGAGTACGGGGGAGGCCTTCGTGCAGTTTGCTTCACAGGAAATAGCTGAAAAGGCTCtaaagaaacacaaggaaagaatAGGGCACAG GTATATCGAAATCTTTAAGAGCAGTCGAGCTGAAGTTAGAACTCACTATGATCCACCACGAAAACTTATGGCCATGCAGCGGCCAGGTCCCTATGACAGACCTGGGGCTGGCAGAGGGTATAACAGCATTGGAAGAGGAGCTGGCTTTGAAAGGATGAGGCGTGGTGCTTATGGTGGAG GTTATGGAGGCTATGATGATTATAATGGCTATAATGATGGCTATGGATTTGGGTCAGATAGATTTGGAAGAG ACCTCAATTATTGTTTTTCAGGAATGTCAGATCACAGATACGGGGATGGTGGCTCTACTTTCCAGAGCACAACAGGACACTGTGTACACATGCGGGGATTACCTTACAGAGCTACTGAGAACGACATTTATAAT tttttttcacCACTCAACCCTGTGAGAGTACATATTGAAATTGGTCCCGATGGCAGAGTAACTGGTGAAGCAGATGTCGAGTTTGCAACTCATGAAGATGCTGTGGCAGCTATGTCAAAAGACAAAGCAAATATGC aaCACAGATATGTAGAACTCTTCTTGAATTCTACAGCAGGAGCAAGCGGTGGTGCTTACGGTAGCCAAATGCTAGGAGGCATGGGTTTGT CAAACCAGTCCAGTTATGGCGGCCCAGCCAGCCAGCAGCTGAGTGGTGGTTATGGAGGCGGCTATGGTGGCCAGAGCAGCATGAGTGGATATG GCAGCCAAggagcagtgaacagcagctactACAGTAGTGGAAGCCGAGCATCTATGGGAGTGAACGGAATGGGAGGGATGTCTAGCATGTCCAGTATGAGTGGTGGATGGGGAATGTAA
- the HNRNPH1 gene encoding heterogeneous nuclear ribonucleoprotein H isoform X1 gives MMLGTEGGEGFVVKVRGLPWSCSADEVQRFFSDCKIQNGAQGIRFIYTREGRPSGEAFVELESEDEVKLALKKDRETMGHRYVEVFKSNNVEMDWVLKHTGPNSPDTANDGFVRLRGLPFGCSKEEIVQFFSGLEIVPNGITLPVDFQGRSTGEAFVQFASQEIAEKALKKHKERIGHRYIEIFKSSRAEVRTHYDPPRKLMAMQRPGPYDRPGAGRGYNSIGRGAGFERMRRGAYGGGYGGYDDYNGYNDGYGFGSDRFGRDLNYCFSGMSDHRYGDGGSTFQSTTGHCVHMRGLPYRATENDIYNFFSPLNPVRVHIEIGPDGRVTGEADVEFATHEDAVAAMSKDKANMQHRYVELFLNSTAGASGGAYEHRYVELFLNSTAGASGGAYGSQMMGGMGLSNQSSYGGPASQQLSGGYGGGYGGQSSMSGYGSQGAVNSSYYSSGSRASMGVNGMGGMSSMSSMSGGWGM, from the exons ATGATGTTGGGCACCGAAGGCGGGGAGGGATTCGTGGTGAAGGTCCGGGGCTTGCCTTGGTCTTGTTCGGCCGACGAAGTGCAGCGGTTTTTTTCTG ACTGCAAAATTCAAAATGGGGCTCAAGGTATTCGTTTCATCTACACCAGAGAAGGCAGACCGAGTGGCGAGGCTTTTGTTGAACTTGAATCAGAAGATGAAGTCAAATTGGCCctgaaaaaagacagagaaactatGGGACACAGATATGTTGAAG TATTCAAGTCAAACAACGTTGAAATGGATTGGGTGTTGAAGCATACTGGTCCAAATAGTCCTGACACGGCCAATGATGGCTTTGTACGGCTTAGAGGACTCCCCTTTGGATGTAGCAAGGAAGAAATTGTTCAGTTCTTCTCAG GGTTGGAAATCGTGCCAAATGGGATAACATTGCCGGTGGACTTCCAGGGGAGGAGTACGGGGGAGGCCTTCGTGCAGTTTGCTTCACAGGAAATAGCTGAAAAGGCTCtaaagaaacacaaggaaagaatAGGGCACAG GTATATCGAAATCTTTAAGAGCAGTCGAGCTGAAGTTAGAACTCACTATGATCCACCACGAAAACTTATGGCCATGCAGCGGCCAGGTCCCTATGACAGACCTGGGGCTGGCAGAGGGTATAACAGCATTGGAAGAGGAGCTGGCTTTGAAAGGATGAGGCGTGGTGCTTATGGTGGAG GTTATGGAGGCTATGATGATTATAATGGCTATAATGATGGCTATGGATTTGGGTCAGATAGATTTGGAAGAG ACCTCAATTATTGTTTTTCAGGAATGTCAGATCACAGATACGGGGATGGTGGCTCTACTTTCCAGAGCACAACAGGACACTGTGTACACATGCGGGGATTACCTTACAGAGCTACTGAGAACGACATTTATAAT tttttttcacCACTCAACCCTGTGAGAGTACATATTGAAATTGGTCCCGATGGCAGAGTAACTGGTGAAGCAGATGTCGAGTTTGCAACTCATGAAGATGCTGTGGCAGCTATGTCAAAAGACAAAGCAAATATGC aaCACAGATATGTAGAACTCTTCTTGAATTCTACAGCAGGAGCAAGCGGTGGTGCTTACG AACACAGATATGTAGAACTCTTCTTGAATTCTACAGCAGGAGCAAGCGGTGGTGCTTATGGTAGCCAAATGATGGGAGGCATGGGCTTGT CAAACCAGTCCAGTTATGGCGGCCCAGCCAGCCAGCAGCTGAGTGGTGGTTATGGAGGCGGCTATGGTGGCCAGAGCAGCATGAGTGGATATG GCAGCCAAggagcagtgaacagcagctactACAGTAGTGGAAGCCGAGCATCTATGGGAGTGAACGGAATGGGAGGGATGTCTAGCATGTCCAGTATGAGTGGTGGATGGGGAATGTAA